In the Acropora muricata isolate sample 2 chromosome 10, ASM3666990v1, whole genome shotgun sequence genome, one interval contains:
- the LOC136930658 gene encoding piggyBac transposable element-derived protein 4-like — protein sequence MASYDFNITPYSSDEEEVFAGFSVEEIAEIRQRRQHQDREIEEMFDESGTNSDVEFFASGDEDDEDAPPDLLQWSNTLSDINVEEFSVRHGPTKDLGVQATSKDFLNLFINDDYLDEIARCSVAYARSKGDESFVTNRAEISAYLGLNILMGIHRLPQLEMFWDSDEFIGVEGFKKTIPKQRFKTLGKYLHLVDPGDEDANDVLCKVRLLVTLLEDKFADAYIPGKNVSVDEGLVKFNGRLSFKQYMPMKPDKFGIKVWMLADADNYYVPRFQVYLGKNRTNSELFQLKGLGYYVVWTLGEPYLDDHRHFFFDNFFTSTDLMRDLESRDTYACGTVRINRRDFPADLKREKLVRGEIRTRQCGNLVATMWRDKRVVSLLSTNTPPEAEIHAEQQIVRGKRKQVVPADSMKKPDVVAVYNDGMNGVDVNDQYRSYYPAGSVSRKWWKYLLWFFFNLSIVNSYILEKLAGHKKQSQLAFRRELARLLIAGYNGYKRPSSSGKRAIQTLTREENLGGHFLGKLQGRKKACAMCSKAGRKRSEGRTFETSFGCEQCGVPLCRQMRGEKSCFSQWHRGD from the coding sequence ATGGCTTCTTATGATTTTAACATCACTCCATATTCTTCCGATGAAGAAGAAGTATTTGCTGGCTTTTCTGTCGAAGAAATTGCTGAAATTCGACAGCGACGGCAACATCAAGATCGAGAAATTGAGGAAATGTTCGATGAAAGTGGAACAAACTCCGATGTTGAATTCTTCGCTAGCggagatgaagatgatgaagatGCTCCTCCAGATCTGCTTCAATGGTCGAATACATTGAGCGACATCAATGTTGAAGAGTTTTCTGTTCGTCATGGCCCAACTAAAGATCTTGGCGTCCAGGCAACGTCGAAAGATTTTTTGAACCTTTTCATCAACGATGATTATCTGGATGAAATTGCTCGGTGCTCAGTTGCTTATGCCCGTTCAAAAGGCGATGAATCCTTCGTAACCAACAGGGCAGAAATTTCGGCCTATCTCGGACTGAACATTTTAATGGGAATTCATCGCCTTCCCCAACTGGAGATGTTTTGGGACTCTGACGAGTTTATTGGCGTGGAAGGCTTCAAAAAAACCATCCCGAAGCAGCGCTTCAAAACTCTCGGAAAGTATTTGCATTTGGTTGACCCGGGTGATGAAGACGCGAATGACGTCCTCTGCAAAGTTCGATTGCTTGTGACCCTCTTAGAAGATAAGTTCGCCGATGCTTACATTCCTGGAAAGAATGTTAGCGTTGACGAGGGTCTTGTAAAGTTTAACGGGAGGCTCTCGTTCAAGCAATACATGCCCATGAAGCCAGATAAGTTTGGTATTAAAGTTTGGATGCTTGCCGACGCTGATAACTACTATGTTCCACGGTTCCAAGTCTACTTGGGTAAAAATCGGACGAACAGTGAATTGTTTCAGCTCAAAGGTTTGGGTTATTATGTTGTTTGGACACTCGGTGAACCATATTTAGATGATCACcgtcattttttctttgataacTTTTTTACTTCCACTGATTTGATGCGAGATTTGGAGTCAAGGGACACGTACGCTTGCGGCACTGTACGCATCAACAGAAGAGACTTCCCCGCTGATTTGAAACGAGAGAAACTTGTTCGTGGCGAGATACGCACTCGACAGTGTGGAAATTTAGTGGCGACCATGTGGAGGGATAAACGTGTTGTCTCTCTTTTATCCACAAACACTCCTCCAGAAGCCGAAATTCATGCTGAACAGCAGATTGTGCGTGGAAAAAGAAAGCAAGTTGTCCCCGCAGATTCAATGAAGAAACCTGATGTGGTGGCTGTTTATAATGATGGCATGAATGGCGTTGATGTTAACGACCAATATCGGAGTTATTATCCTGCAGGCTCAGTTTCTCGAAAGTGGTGGAAGTACctactttggttttttttcaatttgtctaTTGTAAATAGTTACATTCTGGAGAAATTGGCCGGCCATAAGAAGCAAAGCCAACTCGCTTTTCGTCGTGAACTTGCAAGACTTCTTATCGCTGGTTATAATGGATATAAACGCCCTTCAAGCTCCGGCAAGCGCGCAATCCAAACTTTAACCCGTGAGGAGAATTTGGGAGGCCACTTTCTGGGAAAACTGCAAGGCAGAAAAAAAGCCTGTGCCATGTGTTCAAAAGCTGGCAGGAAACGCAGTGAAGGACGCACATTCGAGACATCTTTCGGATGTGAACAGTGCGGTGTTCCTTTGTGTCGACAAATGCGTGGTGAAAAGTCCTGCTTCTCCCAATGGCATAGAGGCGATTAA
- the LOC136887849 gene encoding uncharacterized protein, with the protein MGKQTPSSIERHTEYHISIPRIARMVHYCKVFDCNNNSTDERLSFHKFPDDPKLRKVWTSRIKRDPTKDFKITPSSKVCSAHFLEEDYKFINSHNKRLKDDACPSVFSWTKKVQERALPAKRAKLEEERRKLEEEETETASEGEGYFETLDKQRVNRGVQVNLEVECPHTMSLRILKSKCTTQKIEIELFSHYTGFRSYSQFMEFLEFVLPGQKRSKLVYWGTARAKANIIGTALLFGAQNNMQDSESDDVNSENDDEDLDNGDEQVIKDHQLDIEDEFLMFMMRLRLGLTITDLSFRFSLSKATVSTILTTWLNYLFIHLGQLKIWPHRNVLVSHMPKDFKEKYPNNVCIIDCTELKIQVPSSHLKQSQSYSNYKSTNTLKSLVGVDAKGGFIFISQLYTGSISDKQIVYRCGLLNLLAQKVSLGEVLPGDAIMADKGFDIGSELSKLKLKLNIPPFLGSDTQFEESDVIKTQTIAQHRIHVERAIGKVRRFAIFSSPLPVAMLGSVNQLWSVWCLISNFMDPILDMTHEITILASLKEGAVSPGKRCLYLQETKWFLVRRIKDFSIW; encoded by the exons atgggtaAACAAACTCCATCGAGCATAGAACGCCATACTGAATATCACATTTCAATTCCTCGAATTGCAAGAATGGTTCACTATTGTAAGGTATTTGACTGTAATAACAATTCAACAGATGAGCGGCTATCTTTTCATAAATTTCCGGATGATCCCAAGCTTCGGAAG GTCTGGACCTCTAGAATAAAAAGAGACCCGACGAAAGACTTCAAGATAACCCCGAGTTCAAAAGTCTGCTCTGCTCACTTTTTAGAAGAGGATTACAAATTTATAAACAGTCATAATAAAAGACTCAAGGATGATGCTTGCCCGTCTGTATTTTCGTGGACGAAAAAGGTGCAAGAGAGGGCATTACCAGCTAAACGAGCTAAACTAGAGGAGGAAAGGAGAAAACTTGAGGAAGAGGAAACAGAAACAGCCTCAGAAGGGGAAGGATATTTTGAAACACTGGACAAACAGCGTGTGAATAGGGGTGTTCAAGTTAATTTAGAGGTTGAATGTCCCCACACGATGTCACTGAGAATCTTGAAATCTAAGTGCACAACACAAAAAATAGAAATTGAGTTGTTCTCCCATTACACGGGTTTCAGAAGTTATTCTCAGTTCATGGAATTTCTCGAATTCGTTTTACCTGGTCAAAAGAGAAGCAAATTGGTATATTGGGGTACGGCACGTGCCAAAGCCAACATCATAGGTACAGCTCTGCTatttggtgcacaaaacaatatGCAAGATTCAGAATCTGATGATGTTAACAGTGAAAATGACGATGAAGATCTTGATAATGGGGATGAACAGGTGATAAAAGATCATCAATTAGACATTGAAGATGAATTTTTAATGTTCATGATGAGACTCAGATTAGGCCTGACTATAACTGATTTGTCATTTCGCTTTTCACTTTCCAAAGCCACGGTGAGTACCATTCTCACAACATGGTTGAATTACTTATTCATACACCTCGGGCAGCTGAAGATATGGCCACATAGAAATGTACTGGTCTCTCATATGCCCAAAGATTTTAAAGAAAAGTATCCTAACAATGTTTGTATAATTGACTGCACTGAGCTTAAGATACAGGTACCCTCATCTCATCTCAAACAATCCCAAAGCTATTCTAACTATAAGAGTACCAATACTCTCAAGAGTCTGGTTGGTGTAGATGCTAAGGGGGGTTTCATCTTTATCTCCCAGTTATACACTGGATCAATTTCAGACAAACAAATTGTTTATAGATGTGGCTTGTTGAATTTACTGGCTCAAAAAGTATCCTTGGGGGAAGTTTTACCTGGTGATGCTATCATGGCTGATAAAGGCTTTGACATAGGATCTGAACTCAgcaaactaaaattaaaattgaatataCCACCATTTTTGGGGTCAGATACACAATTTGAAGAATCTGATGTGATAAAAACCCAAACAATTGCTCAGCATcgcattcatgttgaaagggcCATTGGCAAAGTAAGGAGGTTTGCTATTTTTTCCAGCCCCTTACCTGTGGCTATGCTTGGCTCCGTTAATCAACTGTGGTCAGTTTGGTGTTTGATTAGCAATTTTATGGATCCAATACTGGA TATGACACATGAAATTACCATCTTGGCAAGCCTCAAGGAAGGTGCTGTTTCTCCAGGCAAAAGGTGCCTTTATCTCCAGGAGACCAAATGGTTCCTTGTCCGTAGGATCAAAGACTTTTCCATCTGGTGA